The Verrucomicrobium spinosum DSM 4136 = JCM 18804 DNA segment CAGCACCTTCCGACCGTGCAACACCTCATTGGACTCATGCAGGCTGCCGATCATCTTCTGTTTTGCCTCAGGCAGGTCAGTCATCACACGATGGAGGAAGAGAGCTGTCTCATCCAGCAAACGCTCCGGAGACTGCACATCCTTCAACACCACGCTCTTGGCCACCTGACGCAGCTGTTTTTCCTCGTCCGGAGAGAGATCCTTGCCCGTATAGACTACGATGGGAACCTCCTGCAGGGTGGGCTCCTTCTGAATGGTCTCGAGCAGTTCGAATCCGCTCATGTCCGGCAGCCGGAGATCCAGCACCGCACAGTCGAAGTGCTGGTCCAGCAGGAGGCCCAGGGCCTCCTTGCCACGCCCCACGGTGACGATCTGGATGTCTCTGCCCCCAAGCAGCTCCTTGATGCTTTCGCGCTCTATCTCGTTGTCCTCCACCACAAGCAGCCGCTTCATCCGGGGCTGGGAGAAGATCTTGATGCGGTCAAAGGCCATCTCAAGATCATCCGTGGTGGCCGGCTTCACCATGTAGGAGAAGGCTCCACGGGAGAGCCCGTGACGCCGTTCTTCATCCAAGGAAATAATCTGCACCGGGATGTGCCGGGTGGTGGGATCGAGCTTGAGATTGTTCAGCACCGTCCATCCCAGCATGTCTGGAAGGAAGATGTCCAGCGTGATGGCAGTGACCTGGTACTGCCGGGCCAGTGCGAGTGCCTGCTGGCCACGCGTGGCCACCAGTCCCTTGAAGCCCCTGTCCCGGGCCAGTCCCAGCAGGACCCGCGCATAATGCACATCGTCCTCGACAATGAGCAAGACGTTGTCCCCTGGCAGAACGAGGTCCCGATCATCCACAATCTGGTCTTCATCCTGCACTCGGAATGAGGAAATGCTCAACGGACCGGTGGCACGCTTGATCATCTCCCTTCTGGGCTCGCCCTCACCACGCCCCGCGGGACCCACGTAGTCCAGAGGCAGATAGAGGGTGAAGGTGCTGCCCTCTCCTGCCACGCTGTGGAGGCGGATCTCGCCGCCCAGCAGGGTGGCGAGCTCACGGGAGATGGCCAGGCCCAGCCCGGTGCCGCCGTACTTGCGGGAGGTGCCCGCATCCGCCTGCTGGAAGGCCTCGAAAATGAGGCGCTGCTTCTCGGGAACGATGCCAATGCCCGTGTCCTTGATCGCGATGCTCATGACACTCGGCACCCGACTGAGCACCGGATGATCCGGGCTCCACCCCTCCGAAGCGAGCCCCACCTTCAGATTCACACTCCCCTGGGAGGTGAACTTGAACGCGTTGGAGAGCAGGTTCTTCACGATCTGCTGGAGACGTTTGGGGTCCGTGCTGAAGTGGCGGGGCAGCCCCGGATCAAAGTCCAGCTTGAAGGGCAGGTTCTTGTTCTCAGCGATGTGGCGGAAGTTGCGCTCCACGGAATCCCGCAGGGTGGCAAAAGTAATTTCCTCAGCTTCCACCGAGACTGTCCCCGATTCGATCTTGGAGAGGTCCAGGATGTCGTTGATGAGGTTGAGCAGATCCGAGCCTGCAGAGTGGATGTTGCGGGCAAAATCCACCTGCCGGGTGCTGAGATTGCCTGCACTGTTCTCGGCGAGTTGCTGCCCGAGGATGAGAATGGAGTTGAGCGGCGTGCGCAACTCGTGGGACATGTTGGCCAGGAACTCGGACTTGTACTTGGAAGTAAGGGCCAGCTCGGCGGCCTTGTCCTCCAGTGCGCGTCGGGCCTGCTCGATCTCGCGGTTCTTGCGCTCTACTTCGGCATTCTGCTCCGCCAATTCCTGTGCCTTCTGCTCCAGTTCTTCATTTGTCTGCTGGAGTTCGTTCTGGCCAGACTGGAGTTCAGCGGTGAGCTGCTGGCTCTGCTGGAGGAGCCCCTCGGTGCGCATGGTGGCCTCGATCGTGTTCAACACCACCCCGATGGACTGGGTGAGCTGCTCGAGGAAGTTCAGATGCGCTGCGGTGAAGCGGTGCAGAGACGCCAGTTCAATCACAGCTTTCGTCTCCCCCTCAAACAACACGGGCAGCACCACAATGTTGGCCGGAAGAGCCTGCCCGAGGCTGGAACGCACATTCGAATAATGCGCCGGCACTTCCGCGAGCAGGATGTGCTGCTGCTCCAGAGCGCACTGGCCCACCAGCCCCTCGCCCAGTTCGAGCCGCTCACTTTGCCCCTTGGGCGTGGCAAAGCCTGCCAGCAGGCGGAGGGAGCGGTCCGCATCCCCGGTCATCTGGTAAATGGTCCCCTGGTGCGCGGAAACAAGCGGAGCGAGCTCAGAAAGCAGCATCTGGCCCACCGTGAAGAGATCCCGCTGGCCTTGAAGCATGCGGGTGAACTTGGCCACGTTGGTCTTCAGCCAGTCCTGCTCCTGGTTGCGCTCGGTGGTCTCGCGCAGGTTGTTGATCATCGTGTTGATGTTGTCCTTGAGCTGGGCCACCTCGCCGCGCGTCTCCACCTGGATGGAGCGGGTGAGGTCCCCTTTGGTCACAGCCGTCGCCACCTCGGCGATGGCCCGGACCTGGGTGGTCAAGTTCGCCGCCAGCAGGTTCACGTTGCCGGTAAGATCCTTCCACGTCCCGGCCGCACCCGGCACGTTGGCCTGACCGCCCAACCGGCCTTCCACCCCCACTTCACGGGCCACGTTGGTCACCTGATCGGCAAAGGTGGCGAGGGTGTCCGTCATATTGTTGATCGTCTCCGCCAGCGCGGCCACTTCCCCTTTGGCCTGCACCGTCAGCTTCTGGCGCAGGTTGCCATCAGCCACTGCCGTCACCACTTTCACAATCCCGCGCACCTGGTCGGTCAGGTTTGCCGCCATCACGTTCACGGAGTCGGTCAGGTCCTTCCAAGTACCCGCCACACCCGGCACGCGGGCCTGGCCGCCCAGCTTCCCCTCCGTACCCACTTCACGGGCCACGCGCGTCACTTCTGCGGCAAAGGCGTTGAGCTGGTCCACCATCGTGTTGATGGTGTTCTTGAGTTCGAGGATCTCACCCTTCACGTCCACCGTGATCTTCCGGGAAAGGTCTCCGCGCGCCACCGCCGTGGTCACTTCCGCAATGTTGCGCACCTGCGCCGTCAGGTTGCCACCCATGGCGTTCACGGAGTCGGTCAAGTCCTTCCACGTCCCCGCCACGCCCGGCACCACGGCCTGTACGCCCAGCCGCCCTTCCGTGCCCACCTCACGGGCCACACGCGTCACTTCCGAGGCAAAGGAGCGGAGCTGCTCCACCATGGTGTTGATGGTTTCCTTGAGCTGGAGGATCTCTCCACGCACGTCCACGGTGATCTTGCGGGAGAGGTCTCCGTTGGCCACAGCGATGGTCACCTCGGCAATGTTGCGCACCTGGCCAGTGAGGTTGGAGGCCATGGAGTTCACGTTGTCCGTCAGATCCTTCCATGTACCGGCCACCCCGGGCACTTCAGCCTGGCCGCCCAGCTTCCCTTCCGTGCCCACTTCACGCGCCACTCGGGTCACTTCCGAAGCGAAAGCGCTCAACTGGTCCACCATCGTGTTCATGGTTTCCTTGAGCTGGAGGATCTCCCCTTGCACATCCACCGTGATCTTGCTGGAAAGGTCCCCCTTTGCGATGGCCGTGGCCACGTCGGCAATGTTGCGCACCTGGGCCGTCAGGTTGGACGCCATCGAGTTCACGTTGTCCGTCAGATCCTTCCATGTCCCGGCCACCCCGGGCACCTGCGCCTGGCCGCCCAGCTTCCCTTCTGTGCCCACCTCGCGGGCCACACGGCTCACCTCGGCGGCGAAGGCGTTGAGCTGATCCACCATCGTGTTGATGGTTTCCTTGAGTTCGAGGATCTCACCCCGCACATCCACCGTGATCTTCTTGGAAAGGTCCCCGTTGGCCACGGCGATGGTCACCTCGGCAATGTTGCGCACCTGGGCCGTCAGGTTGGACGCCATCGAGTTCACGTTGTCCGTCAGGTCCTTCCATGTCCCGGCCACGCCTGGCACCTGGGCCTGGCCGCCCAGCTTCCCTTCCGTACCCACCTCACGGGCCACGCGGCTCACCTCAGAGGCAAAGGCATTGAGCTGGTCCACCATGGTGTTGATGGTGTCCTTGAGTTCGAGGATCTCACCCTTCACGTCCACCGTGATCTTCCGGGAAAGGTCCCCACGGGCCACCGCAGTGGTCACACCGGCGATGTTACGCACCTGGGCCGTCAGGTTGTTGGCCATGGAGTTCACGTTGTCCGTAAGATCCTTCCACGTCCCCGCCACCCCCTGCACGTCAGCCTGGCCGCCCAGCTTCCCTTCCGTGCCCACCTCACGGGCGACACGCGTCACTTCCGAGGCGAACCCGTTGAGCTGGTCCACCATCGTGTTCATGGTCTCTTTCAGCTCCAGGATCTCCCCTTTCACGTCCACCGTGATCTTGCGGGAAAGATCCCCGCGGGCGATGGCGGTGGCCACATCCGCGATGTTTCGCACCTGCGCCGTCAGGTTGGACGCCATGGAGTTCACGTTGTCCGTCAGATCCTTCCACGTCCCAGCCACGCCACGCGCCTGGGCCTGACCGCCCAGCTTCCCCTCCGTACCCACCTCACGGGCTACACGTGTCACTTCCGAGGCGAACCCGTTGAGCTGGTCCACCATCGTATTGATGGTGTTCTTGAGTTCGAGGATCTCCCCTTTCACGTCCACCGTGATCTTCTTGGAAAGGTCCCCGTTGGCCACGGCTGTGGCCACATCGGCAATGTTACGCACCTGCGCCGTCAGGTTGGAGGCCATCGAGTTCACGTTGTCCGTCAGATCCTTCCACGTGCCCGCCACGCCTCCCACTTCCGCCTGGCCGCCCAGTTCCCCTTCCGTGCCCACTTCACGGGCCACGCGGCTCACTTCCGAGGCAAAGGAGTTGAGCCGGTCCACCATGGTATTGATGGTGTTCTTGAGTTCGAGGATCTCACCCTTCACGTCCACCGTGATCTTGCGCGAAAGGTCACCGAAAGCGATGGCCGTGGCCACATCGGCAATGTTGCGCACCTGCGCCGTCAGGTTGTTGGCCATGAAGTTCACGTTGTCCGTCAGATCCTTCCATGTGCCCGCCACACCGCTCACCTCCGCCTGACCGCCCAGCTTGCCCTCGGTCCCCACTTCGCGGGCCACACGCGTCACTTCGGCGGCAAAGGCGTTGAGCTGGTCCACCATGGTGTTGATGGTTTCTTTGAGCTCCAGGATCTCACCCTTCACGTCCACCGTGATCTTGCGCGAAAGGTCCCCACGAGCCACTGCAGTGGTCACGGCGGCAATGTTGCGAACCTGCGCCGTGAGGTTGGACGCCATGGCGTTCACGGAGTCAGTAAGATCCTTCCAGGTGCCTGCCACACCGGGCACCACCGCCTGCCCACCCAGTCGGCCCTCGGTTCCCACTTCACGGGCCACTCGCGTCACCTCAGAGGCGAAGGAGCGAAGCTGCTCCACCATCGTGTTGATCCCCTCCTTGAGCTGAAGAATTTCCCCACGTACGTCCACGGTAATTTTCTTAGAAAGGTCCCCATTGGCCACAGCCAGGGTCACATCCACAATGTTGCGCACCTGGGCGGTCAGGTTGCCGGCCATCTGGTTCACACTCTCCGTGAGGTCTCGCCAGACCCCGGACACCCCCTTCACCTGGGCCTGACCACCCAGCTTGCCCTCGGTACCCACCTCTCGGGCCACACGCGTCACTTCTGAGGTGAAAACTGAGAGCTGATCGATCATGCGGTTCACCAGCTGGGCAGAGTGCAGGAACTCGCCCTCCAGTCCCCGACCGTCGGCCTCCAGCGCCATGGACTGGCTGAGGTCGCCCTTGGCCACGGCACCAATGGTGCGGGTCACCTCCGTTGTGGGACGCACCAGATCGTCCATCAAGTCATTGAGGGCATCCACCTCCTCTGCCCACTCCCCGATCAGACCCGGCACGCGCAAACGTTGATTGAGTTTGCCCTCCTTCCCCACCACCCGACGGATTCGGGCTGTTTCCTTGACCCGTCGCTCGTTGATTCCCAGGATCTCATTAAACGCATCCGCCAGTTTTCCCTGAATGCCTGTCCACCCTGAAGGCAGGCGTTTTGAGAAGTCTCCGCTGCGCAAGGCCAGCATGGAGTTCAGAATTTCGATGAGGTACTCATCTCCGTGGCTGGAGACTCCAACAGGCTCGGTTGAGGCGGCGGACTTCATGGGCACACTTGCGGCAGCGGATGAGAGAGAGGACGAAGAAGCGAACGCGAAAAAACGGAATCGCGCGACGGGCGGCCGCCGCGCTGGCGGAAGAGAGCAAAGCTTTACCCCAATACGGCTGCCGTCGCCCAACACTTTAATTTGCAACACCCACAAAATAAACCCATCCAGTGAGAAACCGGTCTGCGAACCATGGTCCCAACCATCTTCAGACTCGGAGCCACAGACCCATTCACCAACCCCACCCGTTCATCGGACAGCCTATTCACGTGGCAGAAGGAGCACTCACAGACCGCATCCGAAACTTCGTCGAGCACTATGTGTTTGCCGTAGAGCATCTGGAAGTGATGCTCCTCCTGGAGGCGACACCCGAAACGGTCTTCACCGCGGATGAAGTGTACAGCAAGATTCTGAGCTCCCGCGGTTCCATCACCGCGTGGTTGGAGACCATGGTGGAGCATGGTCTGGCTTCGAAAAATGGGGCGGGCGGACAGACACCGACGACCTATCAGTTTGCCCCCCGCACTCCCGAACTGAGGGAATACATGCAGGAACTGGCCCAGGTCTATGGGGCCTACCCAGTGAGGGTCATCGAGGTGATCTACCACCCTGGACGACGCCAGCATTCACAAGACCCCGCTCAATCTTTTGCCAACGCCTTCAAATTTCGCCAGCACCCGTAAACCGCCATGGTGGAGACCGTTTACATCCTCTGCTCGCTGTCGGCTTTTGCCTGCGCCATCCTTCTCTTCCGCGGCTACCGGGAGACCCGCCTCCCTCTGTTGTTATGGAGTGCGCTTTGCTTCACTCTTCTGGCCGCGACGAACGTGGTGCTCATCCTGGACATGATCGTGTACCCCTCCAGAGACCTTTCTCTGCAACGGAACCTCCTGACTGGTGCGGCCATGGCCGTGCAACTCTACGGACTGATCTTCAATTCCCGCTCTTCGTAGCCTCCTTTCGCCCCCGCTCTTCTGACCATGTCCGAAGCTTTTCTTTCAGGAATGATTGCGGCCGCCAGCCTGACCATCGCTGCGTTCTTCTGGCGTTTCTGGCAACGCACAAGAGACCGGCTCTTTCTGTACTTCTGCACCGCCTTCGTGCTCATGATGTTGGAGCGCATCATGCGCACCCTGCTGCATCTGGACGATGAGATGGCCCCGCTGGTGTACGCTGTAAGGCTTGCCTCCTACCTCGCCATCATCGCTGGCATCATCGACAAGAACCGGCGGTTGAGGTGAGGACAGGTTCACGGAAGCTTCACGGCACGGGAGTGAACTTCCAGCCCCTGACCGACCACAGCCCATCAGGACCTCGGAGACAGACGAAGCAAGGCATAGTCCGGCACGAGATTCCGACTGTCCCCTTTGATCTCATCCTCCAAGCTCACCCTGGAGAGTGATTCCCCTGCCTGCCCTACCCCAACTTGGCGGATTCGCGGCCGATTTTGGCATTTTTGGGCCTGCCATCGAGCTGCAACCCTTGATTTTGCGAGGGTCCGTTTCAAAAACGGCTTGTAGTGCAGACCTTGGTGGTTGCACGCGCGTTTTGCTGGCTAACTTCTTGGGCCATCATGTTCCTGCGTTCCACCAAACGGCTCAAGGATGGCAAAGAGCACCTCTACTGGAGCATCGTCGAAAACCGGCGGATCAGTTCCCGGCAGGTGGTCCAGCGGCACGTCCTTTATCTGGGTGAACTCAATGGTCGTCAGGAAGCCTCCTGGCGCAAGACGGTTGAACTCTTCGGCAAAGACCAGAGCGCTCCTCAACAGGTGGCCCTCTTTGCCGAAGATCATGCTCCCGAGCAGGTCGGTGTTGATGAGTTGCCCATTGTGCGTCTGCGCCTTGCGGCCATGCGGCTGGAACGGCCCCGGCAATGGGGGGCCTGCTGGCTGGCCTGCCTGCTCTGGGAGCAGTTGCTCCTGGCTGACTTCTGGCGACCACGTCTGCCGCCCAGTCGTGAGGGCACCCGCTGGGATCTGGTGCTCCAGACCCTGGTGCTCTACCGGCTCATCGAACCGGGCAGCGAATGGCGGCTGCACCGCCACTGGTTTGACCAGACGGCCATTGCCGACCTGCTGGGCGCGGACTTCGCCCTGGCCGAGATCCACCGTCTCTACGAATGCCATGACAAGATCCTGGCCCACAAGCGTGCCTTGTTTGATCATCTCACCGAGCGCTGGCGCGACCTGTTTGGAGCCCGTTATGAGGTGCTGCTGTATGATCTGACCAGCACCTACTTTGAAAGCAACCCGCCGGACAACCCCACCGGTCTGCGCCGCTTTGGTTACAGCCGCGACAAGCGCAGCGACTGCGTGCAGGTGGTCATTGCCCTCATCGTCACCCCCGAAGGCTTCCCGCTGGCCTATGAGGTGCTGCCGGGCAACACCACCGACAAGAGCACCCTCAAGAGCTTCCTGGCCAGGATCGAAGACCAGTACGGCAAGGCCCAACGCATCTGGGTCATGGACCGGGGCATCCCGACTGAAGAGACCCTTGAACAGATGCGGCAGAGCACTCCGCCGGTGAGCTATCTGGTGGGCACGCCCAAAGGACGCTTGAGCAAGCTGGAGGAGTCACTGGCCCGGCAACCCTGGCAGCAGGCCCGCCCCCAGGTGCGCGTCAAACTGCTGCCGCATGAAGGGGAGACTTATGTACTGGCCCAAAGCCAGGACCGTGTGGCCAAGGAACGCTCGATGCGTCGGCGCCGGCTGCGCAAGTATCTGGATGCCCTGGAAGGGTTGCGCAAGCGCAAGCGCCCCCTGCACCGTGATGCGATGTACGAAGCGTTGGGTGCCGCCAAAAAGGAGGCGGGGCGGGATGCGCGCTTTGTCAAGGTCAGCGTGCAGTTGCAGCCAGCAACAGGCAAAGACCAGAGCAAGAGCAAGAGCAAGGGCAAGGGCCGGCAGCGGGCGACTCTGAGCTGGGAGCTGGACCGCAAGCTGTTGCGTGAAGGATGGCGGCGGGAGGGGCGTTACCTGCTGCGCACCAATTTGACGGAGACCGATCCCGCGAAGCTCTGGGAGTATTACCTGCAACTGGTGGAGGTGGAGCAGGCGTTCAAGGAGCTCAAACACGATCTGGGGATCCGGCCGGTGCACCACCAGTTGGACCATCGCATTGAAGCGCACCTCTTCGTGTCGTTCCTGGCGTACTGCCTGCAGGTGACGCTCAAGGCGCGCTTGAGGCTGACGGCCAGCGGGCTGACACCGCGAAGTGTGCTGGAGAAGTTCGCGACGGTGCAGATGCTCGATGTGCATCTGCCCACAACTGATGGAAGGGAGGTGGTGATGAGCCGCCACACGCAGCCTTCAAAGGATCTGCAACTGCTGCTGGACCAGCTCAAGATCACGCTGCCTGAACAGGCCCCGCCCAAAATCACTGGTTGAAGCAGACCCCGGAAGGTCGCGAAATCAAGGGCTGGAGGATCATCAACCCCGGCAATCCGCCAAGTCGGGCTACGGATTTCTCGTGAATGAAAGCCCCTCTGCCTGACCACGGTCCGGACAAGATCATGACACGTTCTCCCAACCGGTACGGCCCGCCATTCCATCGTTCACAAGCCCGCATTATCCGCCGTCCCATAAACCCCACAGCTACGACATATCCGACCGGCCAAAGGGCAAGCAGGCAGATCAAAAGCAGAACAACTGCGGTCCAGTCTGAACTCAAAAGTTCGATCACCCCATGCCCAGCAAGCCAAATCATGAGCGGTGCCCAGGTGATCAACGCCCCCAACATCCAGGCGATAATTATCGGCTCTGCGCAGAATCGATGAAAACAGTAGCGAAGGCGTTGCAGGTTCATAGGAAAGGGGCGCAACACGTACATAGTGGGCACAGAGGAACCTCCACAGGGAGGCTTCAATAAATCTTGGAGCCATTCCTTGCTCGAATAACTTGTCGGACAACCAGCAAGGATACGCCCGAAAAAACTCCCGCCAAAGCAAGTGCCGCCATCGCATTCCACAGCTTCGCCTGCGTTGGATGTTCAGTAAGTCCGCCTCGGCCATCACATGGACAGTTTTCGATCAGCCAAGGGTAGGGAAAACCGTAGGCCTTTGTCGTGCAGTACTCAAAGTAGCCATTCCGGGCATTGCGCTGGGAGCAAACGAGCAACGACCCGGCCAGCAGAGACGTTAGAAAAATGACGAGCGTCGAGGATTTCATGTAAAAAGCCATCCATTGGTCAGTGATCGTCAAATCTCTCATTCACACACTTCGATTCAACCCTTTTTCTCGAATGAAGCTTGCACCAAAAAGCTGGACTCACGATCGGTTGCAAGATGTCCGGTGGATGGTGCTGGCAACGTTATCTGGTAGCGCATCTCTTCCATTCTGGTCCCATTCATCACTTCGTGCTTCACGGCACCATCGTGTTCAAAGCCGATCGCTTCGTAGAAACGCCGCCCAAGATGGTTTCCCGACAACACCCAAAGCGTCACCCGTAAATAGCTGCGCTCTACGGCCGAGTGGAGGGCCGTCGTGCACAGTTTGCGCCCTATCCCCGTTCTCCAAGCTAAAGGGTTCACGTAGATGGCGGCAATCTCTGCCGTGCCCGTGGCACCAGGATCACGCGACGGGATGAGGTGACAAAAGCCCGCGACGCCGCCCTCAAGATCGGCGACATAGAGGTCCCCTTTCGCATCGAGTGAGAATCGTTGCCAGAGAGGAATGCGACTGGCCACATCGAGTCCGTCGAGGACCTCGTCGGGAACAATCCCGCGATAGGCGGCCTGCCAGCCTGCGACCTGGATTTCGGCGATGCCTGTCGCATCGGATGTGTTCGCCCGTCGGATCTCGATCATCATCTGGTGGGGGGTCCACTGCATGATTCCACGAGCCAGAGGCGATGTCCAATGCAACACCGACAAACGCAGCCAAGTCTGCCTTCCTTCGCCGACTCGACAGGGACTCGTCCAACGTTGGGCTGTGGGTAGAGTTCGATACATCCGCAGAGGCTCCCAGCTCTGTAAGCGTTGTGTAGATAGTCCATCTCCAGAGACGCATCGTTCCTGCCCCAGCTCATTTGCTCCACGCGACCAGGCAACAACATACACCCGCCAATTTCGACTTCCCTCTTGAATCTTTGCGCCATCCGAAATTCAAGGCATCCCTCGCACGCTTTGCCTGCGTAAGTCTCTAAAAATCGAGCACCTTGAGGGCTCACCATTTGCCCCTGCACTCTCTTGCTAACCCGGCGACTTTTCGCCCTCCGGCAGAAGAGCCCCGTCATTATTATTCCAGGCTATTGCTGATCCTCAATAAATCTGCAATGCTTATCCAAATAAAAAAGGAGGCACAGCCCAACCTGGTCTGAAAAGCCGCCTTTTTGCCAAATTGCAACATCATGAAAACGCTTCCTCTTGCAGCGCTTGCGCTGGGGCTCACAGCCCCGTTCGCCCTTTCCGCAGAAGTCCAACCGGCGCAACCCGGCGGCAAACTTCCCGGTAATCCCGCCATTCAGCTGGTCAAAGTTGCTGACGGACTCGTAGATCCGGTCCATGTGGCCTCCCCCAAGGACGGCACGGGCCGCCTCTTTGTGTGTGAGCGTCATGGCATCATCCGCATCGTCAACAAGGACGGCAAGCTGCTCGACAAGCCTTTCCTGGACATCCGGGACAAGACCATTAGTTCCTTCCTGGAAGTGGGGTTGTATGCCATTGAGTTTCACCCCAAGTTCAAGGAGAATGGCATTTTTTACATCTCGTATGCCGACCTCTGGTTCAACAGCTCCACGCTGATCACCCAGTACAAGGTCTCTGCCAAGAATCCAGACCGCGCCGATCTGGATAGTGCGAAGGTCATCATGCAGATTGACTTCCCCTACCCCAACCACCACGGTGGCAAGATTGCTTTCGGACCGGATGGCTACCTGTATGTTGGTGTCGGCGATGGCGGATGGGAAGGCGACGTTCTGGACGCGGGGCAGGACAAGAGCACGCTACATGGCAAGATGTTGCGGATTGACCTGTCGAACACCTCACCTGATCGCGCGTACTCGATCCCGAAGGACAACCCCTTCCTGACTCCGCTCCAGCAGATGACTCTGTTCGGCATCTCAGAGAAGCAATTCTCCCAGATCAAACCGAAAGCCCGCCCCGAGATCTGGGCCTATGGCTTGCGGAATCCGTGGACGTTTTCCTTTGACCGCGAAACGGGAGACCTCTACATCGCCGATGTGGGGCAGAACCACTGGGAGGAAATCAACTTCCAGCCCGCCGCGAGCAAGGGGGGTGAAAACTACGGCTGGAGCTTCATGGGCGGCAGTCACACCTTCCCCATTGAAGATGAAGCGACCAACCCTCGCGTGGGCATCCTGCCCGTGGCAGAGTACAGCCATGTGGACCAGGGCATCTGCGTCACCGGCATCGGCGTGTATCGTGGCAAGAAGTATCCCAGCCTGAATGGTATCTACTTTGTCTCCGACTGGGGCAGCGGGAAGATCTGGGGCATGAAACGGGATGATGCCGACAAGTGGCAGATGCAGGAGCTCCTGGATCTGGACACGCCCCTGCGCCCCACCAGTGGTGGGGAAGATGAAGACGGAAATCTCTACATCACCCATGCCACGGCCAACTATGGCGGCCCGGTGGATCCCACGGTGAGCGAGCGTGGAGCGCTTTGGAAAATTGTGGCGGCGGATGATGTGCCCAAGGGTGCCAGCCTGGCTCCGCTACAGAAGAAATAAGGACCCCGGGAGATCCTTGTTCAAACCATTGGCCCTCGCCGTGGCGTGCCCACGGTGAAGGCTGCTCCTTCTCCATCTATGAAAACCAGCCTTGCCGTGCTTTTTCACGGTTTACTCCTCGCACCCATGGCCCTGATCCAGGGCCAGACTCCGCCCCCCGCAGGACATGAGCATCACGCTCCCGCTACCGGGGGCGGACGAAAGATCGAGTTAATCAAAGACATCACCTCCGATGACTTCCTGCGCCTGGGCAAGGAGCCCAAGACGGTGGAGGTCACACTGGTGGCCGTGTACAACGACGACAACTA contains these protein-coding regions:
- a CDS encoding GNAT family N-acetyltransferase, which codes for MMIEIRRANTSDATGIAEIQVAGWQAAYRGIVPDEVLDGLDVASRIPLWQRFSLDAKGDLYVADLEGGVAGFCHLIPSRDPGATGTAEIAAIYVNPLAWRTGIGRKLCTTALHSAVERSYLRVTLWVLSGNHLGRRFYEAIGFEHDGAVKHEVMNGTRMEEMRYQITLPAPSTGHLATDRESSFLVQASFEKKG
- a CDS encoding PQQ-dependent sugar dehydrogenase, translated to MKTLPLAALALGLTAPFALSAEVQPAQPGGKLPGNPAIQLVKVADGLVDPVHVASPKDGTGRLFVCERHGIIRIVNKDGKLLDKPFLDIRDKTISSFLEVGLYAIEFHPKFKENGIFYISYADLWFNSSTLITQYKVSAKNPDRADLDSAKVIMQIDFPYPNHHGGKIAFGPDGYLYVGVGDGGWEGDVLDAGQDKSTLHGKMLRIDLSNTSPDRAYSIPKDNPFLTPLQQMTLFGISEKQFSQIKPKARPEIWAYGLRNPWTFSFDRETGDLYIADVGQNHWEEINFQPAASKGGENYGWSFMGGSHTFPIEDEATNPRVGILPVAEYSHVDQGICVTGIGVYRGKKYPSLNGIYFVSDWGSGKIWGMKRDDADKWQMQELLDLDTPLRPTSGGEDEDGNLYITHATANYGGPVDPTVSERGALWKIVAADDVPKGASLAPLQKK
- a CDS encoding IS1634-like element ISVsp1 family transposase — encoded protein: MFLRSTKRLKDGKEHLYWSIVENRRISSRQVVQRHVLYLGELNGRQEASWRKTVELFGKDQSAPQQVALFAEDHAPEQVGVDELPIVRLRLAAMRLERPRQWGACWLACLLWEQLLLADFWRPRLPPSREGTRWDLVLQTLVLYRLIEPGSEWRLHRHWFDQTAIADLLGADFALAEIHRLYECHDKILAHKRALFDHLTERWRDLFGARYEVLLYDLTSTYFESNPPDNPTGLRRFGYSRDKRSDCVQVVIALIVTPEGFPLAYEVLPGNTTDKSTLKSFLARIEDQYGKAQRIWVMDRGIPTEETLEQMRQSTPPVSYLVGTPKGRLSKLEESLARQPWQQARPQVRVKLLPHEGETYVLAQSQDRVAKERSMRRRRLRKYLDALEGLRKRKRPLHRDAMYEALGAAKKEAGRDARFVKVSVQLQPATGKDQSKSKSKGKGRQRATLSWELDRKLLREGWRREGRYLLRTNLTETDPAKLWEYYLQLVEVEQAFKELKHDLGIRPVHHQLDHRIEAHLFVSFLAYCLQVTLKARLRLTASGLTPRSVLEKFATVQMLDVHLPTTDGREVVMSRHTQPSKDLQLLLDQLKITLPEQAPPKITG